CACGTATATCAAGGTCAATCAGTGTCTTGTTATGAAGCTTATCAGAAGCCACAATTTCAACAATACTATGATCCTTTGATAGCTCAATAAAATCGATAATTTTTTCTGAAGCAACATGATGAGCGATCCGCTTAGCCATATCCCTCTCAGGATGTATAATCTTATCTGCTCCTATTTTTTCTAACACTTTATGATGATAATCATTCTGCGCCTTTGCCCAAACCTGCTTGACACCCATTTCTTTTAGATGCAAGGTGGTTAGAACACTTGCTTCAATATCATCTCCAAAGGAAACAACTACTAAGTCAAAATTACGAATCCCTAATTGCTTTAACGTGAATTCATCAAACGTGTTAGCCTGAATGGTATGAGTCGCGTAATCTGAAAAATCATTCACCTTATCAATG
This region of Bacillus mesophilus genomic DNA includes:
- a CDS encoding potassium channel family protein; translated protein: MKQVAVLGLGRFGGSLVKEFYTLGIETLAVDKSIDKVNDFSDYATHTIQANTFDEFTLKQLGIRNFDLVVVSFGDDIEASVLTTLHLKEMGVKQVWAKAQNDYHHKVLEKIGADKIIHPERDMAKRIAHHVASEKIIDFIELSKDHSIVEIVASDKLHNKTLIDLDIRAKYGCSVVGIQSGEEVNVAPVADVVIKKGDILIVIGHNRDINRFEDVGV